One Leptospira fainei serovar Hurstbridge str. BUT 6 DNA window includes the following coding sequences:
- a CDS encoding S1C family serine protease, giving the protein MVRIIGSKATLVSNETNPVENGHPLLRSETASVVDDSELLDAYSRSVVNAVDRVGPAVVHLQVESNNSKGEGGSGSGFLVTPDGFLATNSHVISDAKKIRVRLSDGSTTEAELVGDDPYTDVAVLRIRGNGYRHASFADSQKLKVGQLVIAIGNPYGFESTVTAGVVSALGRTLRSRTGRLIDNVIQTDAALNPGNSGGPLVDSKGRIIGINTAIILPAQGICFAVGSSTAEYIITRLITHGSVKRGYLGIGGQNQTIPHTVRGVNRISQESGVLVQSVETDSPAGKVGIRNGDIVISLAEKKIDGVDDLHKVLDESSIGKKLTIRLLRDGSLRTIFVEPRELK; this is encoded by the coding sequence ATGGTAAGAATAATAGGGTCCAAAGCCACACTAGTTTCGAACGAAACGAATCCCGTTGAAAACGGTCATCCCCTTTTACGAAGCGAGACTGCCTCGGTCGTTGATGATTCGGAACTGTTAGATGCCTATTCTAGATCGGTCGTCAATGCAGTGGATCGAGTCGGGCCGGCCGTCGTTCATTTGCAGGTCGAGTCCAATAATTCTAAAGGGGAAGGCGGTAGCGGTTCCGGCTTCTTAGTCACCCCTGACGGTTTTTTGGCCACCAACAGTCATGTGATCAGCGATGCAAAGAAAATACGGGTTCGATTATCGGACGGATCTACGACGGAAGCCGAGCTCGTGGGAGATGATCCATATACGGACGTCGCGGTTCTTCGAATTCGAGGGAACGGTTATCGACATGCGAGTTTCGCAGATTCGCAAAAATTGAAGGTCGGCCAATTGGTTATAGCGATCGGAAATCCCTACGGCTTCGAATCTACGGTGACTGCCGGAGTCGTTAGCGCATTAGGAAGAACGTTGCGCTCTCGGACCGGCAGACTGATCGATAACGTAATCCAAACCGATGCTGCATTGAACCCTGGAAATTCAGGCGGTCCTTTAGTGGATTCGAAAGGAAGAATTATAGGGATTAATACGGCGATCATTTTACCGGCTCAAGGAATTTGTTTTGCGGTCGGCTCGAGCACTGCAGAGTATATCATCACTAGATTGATCACACATGGAAGCGTGAAAAGAGGATACCTTGGCATCGGGGGGCAGAATCAAACGATTCCGCATACGGTAAGAGGCGTCAATCGGATCAGCCAGGAATCCGGAGTACTAGTTCAAAGCGTAGAAACGGACTCGCCTGCGGGAAAGGTAGGAATTCGAAACGGAGATATCGTAATTTCTCTCGCCGAAAAGAAAATCGATGGAGTGGACGATCTTCACAAAGTCTTGGACGAGTCTAGTATCGGTAAAAAGTTGACGATTCGTTTATTGAGGGACGGTTCTCTGAGAACCATTTTTGTGGAACCCAGAGAACTAAAATAA
- the cysT gene encoding sulfate ABC transporter permease subunit CysT, which translates to MKIIIRPYSKTSFGLSLGTTTFYLSLLVIIPLSALFFKSANLGWSGLIDVFSEDRIQKALWLSFGAGTAAAIINLFVGFLFAWVLVRYDFPGRKILDTLVDLPFTLPTAVAGIALTAIYSTNGWIGRFLDPLGIKVAYTPLGIVIALVFIGFPFVVRTVQPVLEELPKELEESAYCLGANRLQTFTRVLFPELWPSLLAGTSMAFARGIGEYGSVVFISGNLPGKTEILPLLIVTKLEQYEYSKATGIALLMLVLSFFIMFTINFFQSRSSRRLG; encoded by the coding sequence TTGAAAATTATCATTCGCCCCTATTCTAAAACCAGCTTCGGCCTTTCTTTAGGTACGACGACATTTTATCTAAGTCTATTGGTTATCATCCCGCTTTCCGCCTTATTTTTTAAATCCGCAAATCTGGGCTGGTCCGGTCTTATCGACGTCTTTTCCGAAGATAGAATACAAAAGGCATTATGGTTAAGTTTCGGCGCCGGAACGGCGGCCGCGATTATCAACTTATTCGTCGGCTTTTTATTCGCTTGGGTTTTGGTTCGATACGATTTTCCCGGTCGAAAAATTTTAGACACTCTAGTCGACCTTCCGTTTACTCTTCCTACCGCAGTCGCAGGGATTGCGCTTACTGCAATCTATTCCACGAACGGATGGATCGGAAGATTTTTGGACCCGCTGGGAATCAAAGTGGCGTATACGCCTTTAGGAATCGTAATCGCTCTGGTGTTTATCGGGTTTCCGTTCGTGGTTCGTACCGTTCAGCCGGTTTTAGAGGAACTGCCGAAGGAATTGGAAGAAAGCGCTTACTGCCTCGGAGCAAATCGTTTGCAGACTTTTACGCGGGTTCTTTTTCCTGAACTCTGGCCGTCGCTTTTAGCGGGAACCTCGATGGCATTCGCGAGAGGAATCGGAGAATACGGATCGGTCGTTTTTATCTCGGGAAATTTGCCCGGAAAAACGGAAATCCTTCCTCTTTTGATCGTCACGAAATTGGAGCAGTACGAATATTCAAAGGCGACCGGAATCGCCCTATTGATGTTGGTACTTTCCTTTTTCATAATGTTTACGATTAACTTTTTCCAAAGTAGATCTTCCAGGAGATTAGGATGA
- a CDS encoding sulfate ABC transporter substrate-binding protein yields the protein MNQTIQNPPSTRRFSALLTTVIVVLMSVGSLAVLAEDVLLNVSFDPTRELYEDINKQFSNVWKKKTGHALQIQQSHGGSGKQARAVIDGLEADVVTLALAYDIDNIVDNGGSISKDWEKAFPHHSVPYYSTIVFLVRKGNPKGLKDWDDVVKPGVGVITPNPKTSGGARWNYLAAWGFAKKKYGSEDKAKDFIKALYRNTSVLDTGARGSTTTFVQRGIGDVLLAWENEAELALDESRKTNGGQAKFEVVYPSTSVLAETPVAIVEKVVSRKGTKEVARAYLDFLYTKAGQETIAKHFFRPTDEAVLKANASKFPKIKLFDLRDLEGSWKAAHKKHFADGGIFDSIYNDAKK from the coding sequence ATGAACCAAACTATCCAAAACCCACCCAGTACCCGGCGGTTTTCCGCCCTTCTGACTACAGTAATCGTCGTTCTAATGAGCGTCGGTTCTTTAGCGGTTCTAGCAGAGGATGTTCTTTTGAACGTTTCGTTCGACCCCACACGCGAACTCTACGAGGACATCAATAAGCAGTTTTCGAACGTCTGGAAAAAGAAAACCGGACATGCATTACAAATCCAACAATCTCACGGCGGGTCCGGCAAACAGGCTCGCGCAGTTATCGACGGATTGGAAGCGGACGTAGTAACCTTAGCGCTCGCATACGATATAGATAATATCGTGGATAATGGCGGATCGATTTCTAAAGACTGGGAGAAAGCATTCCCTCATCATTCCGTTCCATACTATTCTACTATTGTTTTCCTTGTAAGAAAGGGGAACCCGAAGGGTCTTAAAGATTGGGACGATGTGGTAAAGCCCGGCGTCGGAGTCATTACTCCGAATCCGAAAACTTCCGGCGGAGCCCGTTGGAATTATCTAGCGGCTTGGGGATTTGCGAAGAAAAAATACGGGTCCGAGGATAAAGCGAAGGATTTCATAAAAGCTTTGTATAGAAACACGTCCGTGTTGGATACCGGAGCACGGGGATCCACGACTACCTTCGTTCAACGAGGAATCGGAGACGTTCTTCTCGCTTGGGAAAACGAAGCGGAATTGGCTTTGGACGAATCGCGTAAGACAAACGGCGGGCAAGCCAAATTCGAAGTCGTTTATCCAAGTACGAGCGTTCTTGCAGAAACTCCGGTTGCGATAGTTGAAAAGGTGGTCTCAAGAAAAGGAACGAAAGAAGTCGCTAGAGCTTATTTGGACTTCTTATACACGAAGGCCGGGCAAGAAACGATAGCGAAGCACTTTTTCAGACCGACTGACGAAGCAGTCCTGAAAGCCAACGCATCTAAGTTTCCGAAAATAAAATTATTCGACCTTCGCGATTTGGAAGGTTCTTGGAAAGCGGCTCATAAAAAGCATTTTGCCGATGGCGGAATTTTTGATAGTATCTATAACGACGCAAAGAAGTAA
- a CDS encoding membrane protein gives MHKESVVKPYASLQIFSNSLLAIFGILLAWGLLSEWSRSAWGGVVLHGLEGGLVGAVCDWFAVWKTYRAVEIESETIAEEIGKWVSSDLVNEEKLKEYMDRILDDPDNISALSRLIETHLGGEQEVRNLLDSIWDKVEEDIVRYLTNFRFSGSDQEILRELNRRKEIFGTVRFLVGEALVKAADQADFKMRMDRITKSLSFFVKPLVWLIDPQKRMREFGEGLKDGKEFDSDEDGILYEVFSLFSDCADLYIGSWNDLPESTKEEAVRALTDFGKDQLNRLVTDVILLHMEDIKKLGNLREYGPARSILEFLRSRTNAGVSQYVGEQVARGLKLLEPRQFRINLEEKTRKVLEKIRINGSLLGFVCGTAIGLADFLF, from the coding sequence ATGCATAAGGAATCCGTCGTAAAGCCTTATGCCAGTCTCCAAATATTCTCCAATTCGTTATTGGCGATTTTCGGAATCCTGCTCGCTTGGGGGTTGCTAAGCGAGTGGAGTCGTTCCGCCTGGGGAGGCGTTGTGCTTCACGGGTTGGAAGGAGGTTTGGTTGGGGCGGTCTGCGACTGGTTTGCCGTATGGAAAACGTATCGTGCGGTCGAAATCGAAAGCGAAACCATTGCGGAAGAAATCGGCAAATGGGTATCTTCCGATCTTGTGAATGAAGAGAAGCTGAAGGAATATATGGATCGAATTTTGGACGATCCCGACAATATTTCCGCGCTCTCTCGCCTAATCGAGACGCATCTGGGAGGAGAGCAAGAAGTCAGGAATCTTTTGGATTCGATTTGGGATAAAGTAGAGGAGGATATCGTCCGTTATCTTACGAACTTTCGTTTTTCCGGATCCGATCAGGAAATTTTGCGCGAACTCAATCGCCGAAAGGAAATTTTCGGAACGGTCCGTTTCTTAGTCGGAGAAGCGCTAGTCAAAGCCGCAGACCAGGCTGATTTTAAAATGAGAATGGATCGAATTACGAAAAGCTTATCCTTCTTCGTAAAACCTCTAGTTTGGTTGATCGATCCTCAAAAAAGAATGCGAGAGTTCGGAGAAGGCCTAAAGGACGGGAAAGAATTCGATTCCGACGAAGATGGAATTTTGTACGAAGTATTTTCCCTATTCTCGGATTGCGCGGATTTGTATATCGGTTCTTGGAACGATTTACCGGAATCCACGAAGGAAGAAGCGGTTCGTGCATTGACCGATTTCGGTAAGGACCAATTGAATCGATTGGTGACGGACGTTATACTTCTTCATATGGAAGACATCAAGAAATTGGGAAATTTACGGGAATACGGACCGGCGCGTTCGATTTTGGAATTTTTAAGATCTAGGACGAATGCGGGCGTATCCCAATATGTGGGCGAACAGGTTGCGCGGGGATTGAAGCTGCTCGAACCGAGACAATTTAGGATCAATCTTGAGGAAAAGACTCGGAAGGTTTTGGAGAAAATTCGGATCAATGGAAGTCTACTCGGATTTGTTTGCGGCACGGCGATCGGACTCGCGGATTTTCTATTCTAA
- the cysW gene encoding sulfate ABC transporter permease subunit CysW, producing the protein MRTEPTWIRITLIGIVFFLAGLILLLPIATVFAEAFARGIDGYITALQDPDTISAWLMTLKVAGIAVPLNTFFGLVAAFLITRFEFPGKNALLTIIDSPFAVSPVISGLIFLLLFGRQGWFGSILDEYGIKIVFNTPGLVIATLFITLPFVARELIPLMQTQGKEEEEAGILLGASLPKLFVRIILPNIKWGLLYGIILCNARAMGEFGAVSVLSGHIRGKTNTLPLQIEMLYNEFNSVGAFSAASLLVFLSLLTLLVKTILERNLRAKSIEPPDADLTDPKDRKISAANSSTVTDPVI; encoded by the coding sequence ATGAGAACAGAGCCTACCTGGATCCGAATCACTCTAATCGGCATCGTCTTCTTTTTAGCGGGTCTCATTCTTTTATTGCCCATCGCAACGGTTTTCGCGGAAGCTTTTGCCAGAGGTATAGACGGTTATATTACTGCCTTACAGGATCCGGATACTATTTCCGCATGGTTAATGACTCTGAAAGTCGCGGGGATTGCGGTGCCCTTAAATACTTTTTTCGGACTTGTTGCCGCGTTCCTGATCACGAGATTCGAATTTCCGGGAAAGAACGCGCTATTAACGATCATCGATTCGCCGTTTGCGGTATCACCCGTTATCTCCGGTTTAATTTTTCTGCTTCTGTTCGGGAGACAGGGATGGTTCGGGAGTATTTTGGACGAATACGGAATCAAAATCGTATTCAACACGCCGGGCTTAGTGATAGCGACCCTATTCATCACGTTGCCTTTTGTCGCCAGAGAATTGATTCCTTTGATGCAAACTCAAGGCAAGGAGGAAGAAGAGGCCGGCATTCTACTAGGAGCCTCTCTTCCAAAACTATTCGTTAGGATTATTCTCCCGAATATCAAATGGGGACTACTCTACGGAATCATTCTTTGCAATGCGCGTGCGATGGGAGAGTTCGGCGCCGTGTCCGTCCTGTCAGGACATATTCGCGGAAAAACCAATACGCTGCCTCTGCAAATAGAAATGTTATACAATGAGTTTAATTCGGTCGGAGCTTTCTCAGCGGCTTCCTTACTCGTCTTTCTATCGCTACTTACGTTGTTGGTAAAAACGATTTTAGAAAGAAATTTGCGAGCGAAGTCGATCGAACCGCCCGATGCAGACCTCACCGATCCCAAAGATCGAAAAATATCCGCTGCAAATTCCTCGACCGTCACGGATCCGGTTATTTAA
- a CDS encoding pirin family protein, with protein sequence MESVVHKSETRGNVDFGWLKSKHTFSFGSYVDESRVHFGALRVLNDDAIAGGTGFPMHPHQDMEIITIPLEGAVEHKDSIGTNGVIHAGEVQVMSAGTGIRHSEYNHSESELLSLLQIWVIPNKRSVSPRYAQKKFSAEDRKNRFQLLVSPEQTPDGLWIHQNAWFSLGNLDIGTEVSYERRNKKGGVYAFLISGKVEINGTELLPRDGAGFTTGDILQVKSLEDSELLLMDVPEL encoded by the coding sequence ATGGAATCAGTAGTGCATAAGTCGGAAACAAGAGGAAACGTGGATTTTGGCTGGTTGAAATCCAAACATACGTTCAGCTTCGGTTCCTATGTGGATGAAAGCCGGGTTCATTTCGGAGCTCTCCGCGTACTAAACGACGATGCTATTGCTGGCGGAACGGGTTTTCCTATGCACCCCCACCAAGATATGGAGATTATCACGATTCCATTAGAAGGTGCGGTCGAGCATAAGGATAGTATCGGTACCAACGGCGTAATTCATGCCGGGGAAGTTCAGGTAATGTCTGCCGGAACGGGAATTAGGCATTCGGAATACAATCACTCAGAGTCGGAATTGCTGAGCTTATTGCAGATTTGGGTAATCCCGAATAAGAGGTCAGTTTCCCCAAGATATGCGCAAAAAAAATTTTCCGCGGAAGATCGTAAAAACCGTTTTCAATTGCTGGTCTCTCCGGAGCAGACTCCGGACGGGCTTTGGATCCATCAAAACGCCTGGTTTTCATTAGGAAACCTTGATATAGGAACGGAAGTCTCTTACGAACGTAGGAATAAGAAAGGAGGAGTATATGCCTTCTTAATTTCCGGCAAGGTAGAGATCAACGGTACCGAACTTCTTCCTAGAGATGGAGCCGGTTTTACGACTGGCGATATTCTTCAGGTAAAATCACTGGAAGATTCCGAGCTTCTTTTGATGGATGTCCCTGAACTTTAA
- a CDS encoding PP2C family protein-serine/threonine phosphatase — MMAIFFLKCDRFLGRKLPNHRASSKNVLFFIRFQFFFRILFRKFGIGSTRIRLVSHLRPSGIKEGRAYFYHCIAALLLLNLSYCSPSISPTDSNRPFAIDGEIDLGNYDLNLRDPILLAGLWKFHWLYWKGVGEETPTEALSVPSSWNGKNGTRIGEGYGTYELTVKLNRNYKELALLVPEQSSAYTLMIDGRTIVECGSVEFLSLQDKTSFQVKPAWCNRFVRFVPNGDQFHIDMLVANKDHRLGGFWSPIRLGESESLHKAWENERYLDIFLAGGLFCVGMLHLIFAVFRKGEPASLYFGIFCIVMATRGIFAGTRIAAEYLPFLGFEHFIRIEYITFYLAIPVFLSYILSIFPREFKRVFVDIVWWIAIIATIIVLALPVRIFTFTITIYYLVAFLAGALGLYSLTKAAVRRKQGAITILGGFIFIYAAMIHDLFYATFFLDTGYFAHIGAFAFLLAQSIFLSIRSSENLDRLIDLSRNLEKRVEERTKQLRNALRLIRNDLTVAREIQKDLLNLKDNERITISDLTFEVLHKPLAEVGGDLYDILELPDGSVRIFAADATGHGVQAALLTILIRRAYEDHRLKEDRPGKLMSALSAEFHETYKNVGTYFSASILEVSNDRRTLRYSLAGAPPVIVQTDGGEQLLECENPLVGLLKDFVYTEREIELPHGFRILCFTDGLTEASREMGDYFGSERVLGFLRQGRDTELNILIPMVYSELLKFLGLGGPKDDVLLIGFERKGRLH; from the coding sequence ATGATGGCCATTTTTTTCTTAAAATGCGATAGGTTTTTAGGTCGAAAGCTTCCAAACCATCGGGCAAGCTCAAAGAACGTGTTATTTTTTATTCGATTTCAGTTTTTTTTTCGAATCTTGTTCCGGAAATTCGGGATCGGTTCTACTCGTATCCGGCTCGTTAGTCATCTCCGACCTTCCGGAATAAAGGAAGGTCGGGCATATTTTTACCACTGCATCGCAGCGCTTCTCTTATTAAATCTTTCATATTGTTCACCCTCCATCTCTCCAACCGATTCGAATCGACCGTTTGCGATCGACGGGGAAATCGATCTAGGGAATTACGATTTGAATCTTCGCGACCCTATTCTTTTAGCCGGTCTATGGAAATTTCATTGGTTATATTGGAAGGGTGTCGGGGAAGAGACGCCCACAGAAGCATTAAGCGTACCTTCTTCCTGGAACGGAAAAAACGGAACAAGAATCGGGGAAGGATACGGAACCTACGAGCTGACAGTTAAACTGAATCGGAATTATAAGGAATTGGCCTTACTCGTACCGGAACAAAGTTCCGCATATACGCTTATGATCGACGGCCGAACGATAGTGGAATGCGGCTCCGTCGAATTTCTCTCCTTGCAGGATAAGACCTCCTTTCAGGTGAAGCCGGCTTGGTGCAATCGATTCGTGCGATTCGTACCGAACGGAGATCAATTTCATATAGATATGTTGGTCGCGAACAAGGATCATCGATTAGGCGGTTTCTGGTCTCCGATTCGTTTAGGTGAATCTGAGTCTTTACATAAGGCTTGGGAAAATGAACGATACTTGGATATTTTCCTGGCAGGCGGACTTTTTTGCGTCGGAATGTTGCATCTGATTTTCGCGGTTTTTAGAAAGGGAGAGCCTGCCTCTCTTTATTTCGGAATTTTTTGCATCGTGATGGCCACCCGTGGAATTTTTGCAGGAACCCGGATCGCAGCCGAATATTTGCCCTTTTTGGGATTCGAGCATTTTATAAGAATTGAATATATCACTTTCTACCTGGCGATCCCGGTATTTCTGAGTTATATTTTATCGATTTTTCCGAGAGAATTCAAAAGGGTATTCGTGGATATCGTTTGGTGGATCGCGATCATCGCGACAATTATAGTGTTGGCGCTCCCTGTCCGAATTTTTACCTTTACGATCACGATTTATTACTTAGTCGCATTTTTGGCAGGAGCGCTCGGATTATATTCTTTGACTAAAGCCGCGGTCCGCCGCAAGCAAGGAGCGATCACGATTCTGGGGGGCTTCATATTTATTTATGCGGCTATGATTCACGATCTTTTTTATGCTACATTCTTTTTAGATACGGGATACTTCGCGCATATCGGAGCGTTCGCCTTTCTTCTTGCTCAATCCATTTTCCTGTCCATTCGAAGTTCCGAGAATTTAGATCGGCTCATCGATCTTTCTAGAAACTTGGAGAAGCGCGTAGAAGAGAGAACGAAGCAATTGAGAAATGCGCTTAGATTGATTCGGAACGATCTGACGGTCGCCAGAGAGATTCAAAAAGATTTGCTGAACCTGAAGGACAACGAGAGAATTACGATTTCCGATCTTACGTTCGAGGTTTTGCACAAACCCTTGGCGGAAGTGGGCGGGGATCTTTATGATATTTTGGAATTACCGGACGGGAGTGTAAGAATTTTCGCCGCGGATGCAACCGGACACGGAGTGCAGGCCGCATTGCTTACCATTTTAATTCGGAGAGCTTACGAAGACCATCGCTTGAAGGAAGATCGCCCCGGAAAATTAATGTCCGCTCTTAGCGCTGAATTTCACGAAACGTATAAGAATGTGGGAACGTATTTCTCCGCTTCAATATTGGAAGTTTCTAACGATAGAAGAACTTTGCGATATTCGCTTGCCGGGGCTCCGCCGGTCATCGTGCAGACCGATGGCGGGGAACAGCTTTTGGAATGTGAAAATCCTTTGGTAGGACTCCTTAAAGACTTCGTTTATACGGAACGGGAAATCGAATTGCCTCATGGATTTAGAATTCTCTGCTTCACCGACGGGTTAACCGAAGCTTCCCGAGAAATGGGTGATTACTTCGGCAGCGAACGAGTTTTAGGATTTTTACGCCAAGGTAGGGATACCGAACTAAACATTTTGATTCCCATGGTATACTCCGAATTGCTTAAATTTCTCGGACTCGGAGGTCCGAAAGACGACGTACTCTTAATCGGATTTGAACGCAAAGGAAGATTACATTAA
- a CDS encoding sulfate/molybdate ABC transporter ATP-binding protein has product MSIEIRNVSKRFGEFQALKDINLTIPEGDLVALLGPSGSGKTTLLRIIAGLEVADEGEVYFNGEKTKNKNSKDRGVGFVFQHYALFRHMTIFENIAFGLKVRPRATRPSKAEIRDRVFRLLKLVQLENFHDRFPSELSGGQRQRVALARALAIEPKYLLLDEPFGALDAKVRKELRTWLRRLHDEIHITSVFVTHDQEEALEVSDSIVILRAGKIEQIGSPDEVYNKPKNPFVFHFLGDVNLFHGRVQDGKARIGDQHVESPEHSEIQDAEAVAYVRPYDVEILRSAENGIPAEIQYIHSTGRNVRIELKRLDSGSLIESLIDQSVFRELNLLPGEKVYLRIRNAKVYVEDFSI; this is encoded by the coding sequence ATGTCTATAGAAATACGCAATGTAAGCAAACGTTTCGGAGAATTCCAAGCCTTAAAAGATATCAACCTGACAATTCCCGAGGGAGATCTCGTCGCGTTATTAGGGCCTTCCGGAAGCGGTAAAACGACCTTACTTAGAATCATTGCCGGACTTGAAGTGGCCGACGAAGGAGAAGTCTATTTTAACGGAGAGAAAACCAAAAATAAGAATTCGAAAGATCGTGGGGTCGGTTTCGTTTTTCAACACTATGCGCTCTTTCGACATATGACAATATTCGAAAATATTGCGTTCGGTTTAAAGGTTCGACCAAGAGCCACTCGACCTTCTAAAGCTGAAATTCGCGATAGAGTTTTCCGTCTCTTAAAGTTAGTCCAACTTGAGAATTTTCACGATCGTTTTCCGTCGGAATTATCGGGAGGTCAAAGACAACGAGTCGCTTTAGCAAGAGCATTGGCAATCGAACCTAAGTATCTGCTTTTGGACGAACCATTCGGAGCCTTGGATGCTAAAGTAAGAAAGGAACTCCGCACTTGGTTGCGCAGACTTCATGATGAAATCCATATAACAAGCGTATTCGTCACTCACGATCAGGAAGAGGCTTTAGAAGTGAGCGATTCAATCGTTATTCTTAGAGCAGGAAAGATCGAACAAATCGGAAGTCCGGATGAAGTTTATAATAAGCCGAAAAACCCGTTCGTATTTCATTTTCTTGGCGACGTAAATCTTTTCCATGGACGCGTTCAAGATGGAAAGGCTAGGATCGGCGACCAGCACGTCGAATCCCCCGAACATTCCGAAATCCAAGACGCCGAGGCAGTCGCATATGTTCGTCCCTATGATGTGGAAATTCTACGTTCCGCCGAAAACGGGATTCCCGCTGAAATTCAATACATTCATTCTACCGGTCGAAATGTTCGCATCGAGCTAAAGAGATTGGATTCGGGTTCTTTGATTGAATCTCTTATAGACCAAAGCGTTTTCCGAGAACTCAATCTCCTACCAGGCGAGAAAGTCTATCTTCGGATTCGAAACGCGAAAGTATACGTCGAAGATTTTTCCATTTAA